A single Stigmatopora argus isolate UIUO_Sarg chromosome 7, RoL_Sarg_1.0, whole genome shotgun sequence DNA region contains:
- the ntan1 gene encoding protein N-terminal asparagine amidohydrolase isoform X2, which translates to MPLLIQNVCVERVTSTADLFAKYPHLKENAKAFRSQPIKDVDPKCLLYVQQREFAATTPADNSVSVIGSEDATTCHLVVLRHTGSGAACLAHCDGSNTCAEVSLFIKSVTSLSKCCNEGRLELHLVGGFKDEAMTSHELSYNILGFQQLKDDIHLETCCITEMNDVFINAVHRPAVYGIGVNVKTGEVFPAAFPCKGPAEELRSARSFSGGQMVDIYDSSRELVQVGPCKWSPNMEIGFWLSQDDAIILKYLSTSPNAEPPHFVRHIKSTIQFLLKHPNSDGLFPGGQPQLYRRTESGDWDRVVIHVDS; encoded by the exons ATGCCTTTGCTCATTCAAAATGTTTGCGTGGAGCGTGTAACCTCGACTGCAGATTTATTCGCCAAATATCCACATTTAAAG GAAAATGCTAAAGCCTTTCGCTCCCAGCCAATCAAAGATGTTGACCCCAAGTGCCTCCTGTATGTGCAACAGAGAGAATTTGCTGCTACAACACCAGCAGATA ATAGTGTTTCAGTGATTGGATCTGAGGATGCCACCACCTGCCATTTGGTTGTTCTGCGGCACACAG GAAGTGGAGCTGCTTGTCTTGCACACTGCGATGGCTCCAACACTTGTGCCGAAGTCTCCCTCTTTATCAAATCAGTCACATCTCTGAGTAAATGTTGTAATGAGGGCAG ACTGGAGCTCCATCTCGTTGGGGGATTTAAAGATGAGGCAATGACATCCCATGAACTCAGCTATAACATACTGG GCTTCCAGCAACTTAAAGATGATATCCACCTAGAAACATGTTGCATCACAG AAATGAATGATGTATTCATCAATGCTGTTCATAGACCTGCAGTTTATGGAATTG gtgTAAATGTTAAAACTGGCGAAGTATTCCCTGCTGCTTTTCCTTGTAAAGGACCAGCTGAGGAGCTGCGGTCAGCACGCTCCTTCTCAGGAGGACAG ATGGTTGATATTTATGACTCTAGTCGGGAACTTGTCCAAGTTGGGCCTTGCAAGTGGTCTCCCAATATGGAAATTGGCTTTTGGTTGTCACAGGATGATGCCATCATTTTAAAG TACTTGTCTACATCGCCAAATGCTGAACCACCACACTTTGTCCGCCACATCAAATCCACCATTCAGTTCCTCCTAAAGCACCCAAACTCTGACGGTCTCTTCCCTGGGGGTCAGCCACAACTCTACCGCAGGACTGAAAGCGGCGACTGGGACAGAGTTGTCATTCATGTTGATTCTTGA
- the ntan1 gene encoding protein N-terminal asparagine amidohydrolase isoform X1: MPLLIQNVCVERVTSTADLFAKYPHLKENAKAFRSQPIKDVDPKCLLYVQQREFAATTPADNSVSVIGSEDATTCHLVVLRHTGSGAACLAHCDGSNTCAEVSLFIKSVTSLSKCCNEGRLELHLVGGFKDEAMTSHELSYNILAGFQQLKDDIHLETCCITEMNDVFINAVHRPAVYGIGVNVKTGEVFPAAFPCKGPAEELRSARSFSGGQMVDIYDSSRELVQVGPCKWSPNMEIGFWLSQDDAIILKYLSTSPNAEPPHFVRHIKSTIQFLLKHPNSDGLFPGGQPQLYRRTESGDWDRVVIHVDS; encoded by the exons ATGCCTTTGCTCATTCAAAATGTTTGCGTGGAGCGTGTAACCTCGACTGCAGATTTATTCGCCAAATATCCACATTTAAAG GAAAATGCTAAAGCCTTTCGCTCCCAGCCAATCAAAGATGTTGACCCCAAGTGCCTCCTGTATGTGCAACAGAGAGAATTTGCTGCTACAACACCAGCAGATA ATAGTGTTTCAGTGATTGGATCTGAGGATGCCACCACCTGCCATTTGGTTGTTCTGCGGCACACAG GAAGTGGAGCTGCTTGTCTTGCACACTGCGATGGCTCCAACACTTGTGCCGAAGTCTCCCTCTTTATCAAATCAGTCACATCTCTGAGTAAATGTTGTAATGAGGGCAG ACTGGAGCTCCATCTCGTTGGGGGATTTAAAGATGAGGCAATGACATCCCATGAACTCAGCTATAACATACTGG CAGGCTTCCAGCAACTTAAAGATGATATCCACCTAGAAACATGTTGCATCACAG AAATGAATGATGTATTCATCAATGCTGTTCATAGACCTGCAGTTTATGGAATTG gtgTAAATGTTAAAACTGGCGAAGTATTCCCTGCTGCTTTTCCTTGTAAAGGACCAGCTGAGGAGCTGCGGTCAGCACGCTCCTTCTCAGGAGGACAG ATGGTTGATATTTATGACTCTAGTCGGGAACTTGTCCAAGTTGGGCCTTGCAAGTGGTCTCCCAATATGGAAATTGGCTTTTGGTTGTCACAGGATGATGCCATCATTTTAAAG TACTTGTCTACATCGCCAAATGCTGAACCACCACACTTTGTCCGCCACATCAAATCCACCATTCAGTTCCTCCTAAAGCACCCAAACTCTGACGGTCTCTTCCCTGGGGGTCAGCCACAACTCTACCGCAGGACTGAAAGCGGCGACTGGGACAGAGTTGTCATTCATGTTGATTCTTGA
- the LOC144077001 gene encoding mpv17-like protein: MMIKAVVKHVRRFPWVTNVTLYGCLFAGGDFVHQWFSQREQMDWKHTRNVAVVAFSFHGNFNFFWMRFLERRFPGNSPGMVMRKLFLDQTTAAPLATSVFYTGVSFLEGKDDIMEDWRNKFLNTYKTGLMFWPFMQCLNFVLVPPFVRTTFSGCCAFVWATFLCFSRQSGDGTAGAAVAWMFPSKEGVAEKTDDAKVNERTSQDKVVNPPSTYK, translated from the exons ATGATGATAAAGGCGGTCGTTAAACACGTCCGTCGGTTCCCTTGGGTCACTAATGTGACGCTGTACGGTTGTTTGTTCGCGGGGGGCGACTTCGTCCATCAATGGTTTTCTCAACGGgagcaaatggattggaaacaCACGCGGAATGTTGCCGTGGTCGCTTTCAGTTTCCATGGCAACTTCAATTTCTTTTGGATGCGCTTTCTGGAGCGCAGATTCCCGGGAAATTCGCCAGGGATGGTGATGAGGAAGCTGTTCCTGGATCAGACCACGGCCGCTCCTTTAGCCACCAGCGTCTTCTACACAG GGGTCAGTTTCTTAGAGGGGAAAGATGATATCATGGAAGATTGGAGAAACAAATTCCTGAACACCTACAAG ACTGGACTAATGTTCTGGCCCTTTATGCAG TGTCTGAACTTTGTCTTGGTGCCTCCGTTTGTGCGGACCACCTTCAGTGGCTGCTGTGCCTTTGTGTGGGCTACTTTCTTGTGCTTCTCGCGTCAGAGCGGCGACGGCACTGCTGGTGCAGCTGTCGCGTGGATGTTCCCCTCCAAAGAAGGCGTCGCCGAGAAGACAGACGATGCAAAAGTGAATGAACGTACCTCCCAAGATAAAGTGGTAAATCCCCCGTCCACATATAAGTGA